In the Pseudomonas sp. ADAK2 genome, one interval contains:
- a CDS encoding TerD family protein yields the protein MNQSLKPGENTTLSLPKGHVVVTHAAGDNLDVNLTAFLVTETGKVTNDSDMVFFNAPEHASGAAMFIAPVTQSATVSHRIGFDLSRLPASITKIAITLTQDGSAGGFAAVKDLRAQVVVGDQVLELAPGSFSQETGIIVLELYVRNGQMKARSVWQGFASGLSGLCGLYGIEVDDAPAPAAAPTPAAKPVNIVKSVITLDKPGTSHKVSLEKGPTAPKVIRVSATWVDNGDGEDNDDLDLRIGILRPDGRMSIIQAPDKSGAFDIDPFVFHTGDVVSASASAPGIETVEINPAISQRMGGKVALVCSVYSAVDNGAVSVASLKPKMRMEYGDQIVECAFEFKDGFFSSAIYTYVIGLIEIDLDHIELSPSGKTSKSTSEATPWLSRKGDKLEITMDGPAVFKGHPPENSGNKRYV from the coding sequence TTGAATCAATCCCTCAAGCCCGGCGAAAACACGACCCTCAGCCTGCCCAAAGGGCATGTCGTGGTCACCCATGCGGCCGGCGACAACCTGGACGTTAACCTCACGGCCTTCCTGGTCACCGAAACCGGCAAGGTGACGAACGACAGCGACATGGTGTTCTTCAACGCCCCGGAACACGCGTCCGGTGCCGCCATGTTCATCGCCCCGGTCACGCAGAGCGCCACCGTCAGCCACCGTATCGGCTTTGATCTGTCGCGCCTGCCGGCCAGTATCACCAAGATCGCCATCACCCTGACCCAAGATGGCAGCGCTGGCGGTTTTGCGGCGGTCAAGGACCTGCGTGCCCAAGTGGTGGTCGGCGATCAGGTGCTGGAACTCGCGCCCGGATCGTTCTCCCAAGAGACGGGCATCATCGTGCTGGAGTTGTACGTTCGAAACGGCCAGATGAAGGCGCGCTCAGTGTGGCAGGGGTTCGCTTCGGGCCTGTCCGGGCTCTGCGGTCTCTACGGGATTGAGGTCGACGACGCGCCTGCCCCGGCAGCGGCCCCGACTCCCGCGGCCAAACCAGTCAATATCGTCAAATCGGTCATCACCCTCGACAAGCCAGGCACCAGCCACAAAGTGTCCCTGGAAAAAGGCCCGACCGCACCGAAGGTCATCCGGGTCAGCGCGACCTGGGTGGACAACGGCGATGGCGAGGACAACGACGACCTCGACCTGCGGATCGGCATCCTGCGCCCGGACGGACGGATGTCCATCATCCAGGCGCCCGACAAGAGCGGCGCCTTTGACATCGACCCTTTCGTGTTCCACACCGGCGACGTGGTCAGCGCCAGTGCGTCGGCGCCGGGCATCGAAACGGTCGAAATCAACCCGGCCATCTCCCAGCGCATGGGCGGCAAGGTCGCGCTGGTCTGCAGCGTTTATTCCGCGGTGGACAACGGCGCCGTTTCGGTGGCGTCGCTGAAACCGAAAATGCGCATGGAATATGGCGACCAGATCGTCGAATGCGCCTTTGAGTTCAAGGACGGTTTTTTCAGCAGCGCGATCTACACCTACGTGATCGGCCTGATCGAAATCGACCTGGATCACATTGAGCTGAGCCCGTCCGGCAAGACTTCCAAGAGCACCAGCGAAGCCACCCCTTGGCTGTCGCGCAAGGGTGACAAACTGGAGATCACCATGGATGGCCCCGCTGTGTTCAAAGGCCATCCGCCGGAAAACAGCGGCAACAAACGTTACGTCTGA
- the cysK gene encoding cysteine synthase A yields MSRIFADNAHSIGNTPLVQINRIAPRGVTILAKIEGRNPGYSVKCRIGANMIWDAESTGKLKPGMTIVEPTSGNTGIGLAFVAAARGYKLMLTMPASMSIERRKVLKALGAELVLTEPAKGMKGAIEKAAEILASDPAKYFMPAQFENPANPAIHEKTTGPEIWNDTDGAVDVLVAGVGTGGTITGVSRYIKNTQGKPIISVAVEPVSSPVITQKLAGEEIKPSPHKIQGIGAGFVPKNLDLSIVDRVELVTDDESKAMALRLMQEEGILCGISCGAAMAVAVRLAETPEMQGKTIVVILPDSGERYLSSMLFSDLFTEAENHQ; encoded by the coding sequence ATGAGCCGTATTTTCGCTGACAACGCCCATTCCATTGGCAATACGCCGCTGGTACAGATCAATCGCATCGCGCCGCGCGGCGTGACCATCCTGGCCAAGATCGAGGGGCGCAACCCCGGTTATTCGGTCAAGTGCCGGATCGGCGCGAACATGATCTGGGACGCCGAAAGCACCGGTAAACTCAAGCCTGGCATGACCATCGTCGAGCCGACGTCGGGTAACACCGGCATCGGCCTGGCCTTTGTGGCCGCCGCCCGTGGCTACAAGCTGATGCTGACCATGCCGGCGTCGATGAGTATCGAGCGGCGCAAGGTGCTCAAGGCGTTGGGGGCTGAGCTGGTGCTGACCGAGCCGGCCAAGGGCATGAAAGGCGCGATTGAAAAGGCGGCGGAAATTCTCGCCAGCGACCCGGCCAAGTACTTCATGCCGGCGCAATTCGAAAACCCGGCCAACCCGGCCATCCACGAAAAGACCACCGGCCCGGAAATCTGGAACGACACCGACGGTGCGGTCGATGTGCTGGTGGCCGGCGTCGGAACGGGCGGAACCATCACCGGTGTTTCGCGGTATATCAAGAATACCCAGGGCAAACCGATTATCTCGGTGGCCGTGGAGCCAGTGTCGTCGCCGGTCATTACCCAGAAGCTGGCCGGTGAAGAGATCAAGCCGAGCCCGCACAAGATTCAGGGCATTGGTGCCGGTTTTGTGCCGAAAAACCTCGATTTATCGATTGTCGATCGGGTCGAGCTGGTAACCGATGACGAATCCAAGGCCATGGCCCTGCGCCTGATGCAGGAAGAAGGGATTTTGTGCGGTATCTCTTGCGGTGCGGCGATGGCTGTGGCGGTACGCCTGGCCGAAACCCCGGAAATGCAGGGCAAGACGATTGTGGTGATCCTGCCGGACTCGGGCGAGCGTTATCTGTCGAGCATGTTGTTCAGTGATCTGTTTACCGAGGCGGAGAACCATCAATAA
- a CDS encoding vWA domain-containing protein, which yields MLLNLFNEMRAAKVPVSVRELLDLINALKQRVVFADTDEFYYLSRAILVKDEKHFDKFDRAFGAYFNGLEKLDDHLQALIPEDWLRKEFERSLSDEERAQIQSLGGLDKLIEEFKKRLEEQKERHAGGNKWIGTGGTSPFGSGGFNPEGIRVGDAGKRQGKAVKVWDQREYKNLDDSVELGTRNIKVALRRLRKFARQGAAEELDIDGTIDHTARDAGLLNIQMRPERRNTVKLLLLFDIGGSMDAHVKICEELFSACKTEFKHLEYFYFHNFVYESVWKNNMRRTSERFSTQDLLHKYGADYKVIFIGDAAMAPYEITQAGGSVEHWNEEPGYLWMQRFMEKYKKLIWINPYPKDTWGYTSSTNIVRDLIEDQMYPLTLRGLEEGMRFLSK from the coding sequence ATGCTGCTCAACCTGTTTAATGAAATGCGCGCCGCCAAGGTGCCGGTCTCGGTGCGTGAGCTGCTGGACTTGATCAACGCGCTGAAACAGCGCGTGGTCTTCGCCGACACGGACGAGTTTTATTACCTGTCCCGGGCGATCCTGGTGAAGGACGAAAAGCATTTCGACAAGTTCGACCGCGCCTTCGGTGCCTACTTCAACGGCCTGGAAAAACTCGACGATCACCTTCAGGCGTTGATTCCCGAAGACTGGTTGCGCAAGGAATTCGAGCGTTCCCTGAGCGATGAAGAGCGGGCGCAGATCCAGTCCCTTGGCGGCCTCGACAAGCTGATCGAAGAATTCAAGAAACGCCTGGAAGAACAGAAAGAACGCCACGCCGGCGGCAATAAATGGATCGGCACCGGCGGCACCAGCCCATTCGGCTCCGGCGGCTTCAACCCGGAAGGCATTCGGGTCGGCGATGCCGGCAAGCGCCAGGGCAAAGCGGTCAAGGTCTGGGACCAGCGCGAGTACAAGAACCTCGACGATTCGGTGGAACTGGGCACGCGAAACATCAAGGTCGCCCTGCGCCGACTGCGCAAATTCGCCCGCCAAGGCGCGGCGGAAGAACTGGACATCGACGGCACCATCGACCACACCGCCCGCGATGCCGGGTTGCTGAACATCCAGATGCGGCCGGAGCGGCGCAACACCGTCAAGCTGTTGCTGCTGTTCGACATCGGCGGCTCGATGGACGCTCACGTGAAGATCTGCGAAGAGTTGTTCTCGGCCTGCAAGACCGAGTTCAAACACCTGGAGTACTTCTACTTCCACAACTTCGTGTACGAGTCGGTGTGGAAGAACAACATGCGCCGCACCTCCGAGCGTTTCTCGACCCAGGACCTGCTGCACAAGTACGGCGCCGACTACAAAGTGATCTTCATCGGCGACGCCGCCATGGCGCCCTACGAAATCACCCAGGCCGGCGGCAGCGTCGAGCACTGGAACGAAGAACCGGGCTACCTGTGGATGCAGCGCTTCATGGAGAAATACAAGAAGCTCATCTGGATCAACCCGTACCCGAAAGACACCTGGGGCTATACCTCCTCGACCAACATCGTGCGGGACTTGATTGAGGACCAGATGTATCCGCTGACGTTGCGCGGGTTGGAAGAAGGGATGCGGTTTCTTTCCAAGTAG
- a CDS encoding biotin-dependent carboxyltransferase family protein, whose amino-acid sequence MSRLKIEASTPLCLLQDAGRFGVRHLGVTQGGGLDWRSMSWANWLLGNGLDAPVIEITLGGFTVVAEEDCVLALAGADLCAQVDGEAPAPWRSFRLHKGQRLQFTQPLLGARAYLAAPGGFDAPKVLGSSATVVREELGGLDGMGRPLAKDAQLSYSGSALILLRELPQDQIPDFKVDAPLDLVLGAQIGAFSGQSLFDAFNSAWVLDSRADRMGIRLLGTPLEYQGQPMISEGIPLGAVQVPPDGQPIVLLNDRQTIGGYPRLGALTPLALARLAQCLPGAKVRLRPVVQDVAHREQVAYLRQFASR is encoded by the coding sequence ATGAGCCGTCTGAAAATTGAGGCAAGTACGCCGCTGTGCCTGTTGCAGGACGCGGGCCGATTCGGCGTGCGGCACCTGGGCGTGACCCAGGGCGGCGGGCTGGATTGGCGGTCGATGTCGTGGGCCAATTGGCTGCTCGGTAATGGGCTGGATGCGCCGGTGATCGAAATCACCCTTGGCGGGTTCACCGTGGTGGCTGAAGAGGATTGCGTGCTGGCATTGGCTGGAGCGGATCTGTGTGCGCAAGTGGATGGCGAGGCGCCTGCGCCGTGGCGCAGTTTTCGGCTGCATAAAGGACAGCGATTGCAATTTACGCAGCCACTGCTTGGCGCACGGGCGTATCTCGCCGCGCCGGGCGGGTTTGATGCGCCGAAAGTGTTAGGCAGCAGCGCGACGGTGGTCCGCGAAGAACTCGGCGGACTCGATGGCATGGGCCGACCGTTGGCCAAGGATGCGCAACTGAGCTATTCCGGCAGTGCATTAATCCTGTTGCGGGAGTTACCGCAAGATCAGATTCCGGATTTCAAAGTCGATGCACCGCTGGACTTGGTGCTTGGTGCGCAGATTGGTGCGTTCAGCGGGCAAAGCCTGTTCGACGCTTTCAACAGCGCCTGGGTGTTGGACAGTCGTGCCGACCGCATGGGCATTCGCCTGCTGGGCACACCTCTGGAATACCAGGGCCAACCGATGATCTCCGAAGGCATCCCGCTGGGCGCGGTGCAAGTGCCGCCAGACGGGCAGCCGATTGTGTTGCTCAATGATCGGCAGACCATTGGCGGCTATCCACGATTGGGCGCGTTGACGCCGTTGGCACTGGCGCGGCTGGCGCAGTGCCTGCCGGGGGCGAAGGTGCGGTTGCGGCCGGTGGTGCAGGACGTGGCGCATCGGGAGCAGGTCGCTTATTTGCGACAGTTTGCTTCACGGTGA
- a CDS encoding AAA family ATPase, which produces MKFEGTQAYVATDDLKLAVNAAITLERPLLVKGEPGTGKTMLAEQLAESLGAKLITWHIKSTTKAHQGLYEYDAVSRLRDSQLGTEKVHDVRNYLKKGKLWEAFESEERVILLIDEIDKADIEFPNDLLQELDKMEFYVYEIDETIKAKVRPIIIITSNNEKELPDAFLRRCFFHYIAFPDRTTMQRIVDVHYPNIKKDLVSEALDVFFDVRKVPGLKKKPSTSELVDWLKLLMADNIGEAVLRERDPTKAIPPLAGALVKNEQDVQLLERLAFMSRRGTR; this is translated from the coding sequence ATGAAGTTCGAAGGCACCCAGGCCTACGTCGCCACCGATGACCTGAAGCTGGCGGTCAACGCCGCCATCACCCTGGAGCGTCCGCTGCTGGTCAAGGGCGAGCCGGGCACGGGCAAGACCATGCTTGCCGAGCAATTGGCCGAGTCCCTTGGCGCCAAGTTGATCACCTGGCACATCAAGTCCACCACCAAGGCGCATCAGGGCCTGTACGAGTACGACGCGGTCAGCCGCTTGCGCGATTCTCAACTGGGCACCGAGAAGGTCCACGACGTTCGCAACTACCTGAAGAAGGGCAAGCTGTGGGAAGCCTTCGAGTCCGAGGAGCGGGTGATTCTGCTGATCGACGAGATCGACAAGGCCGACATCGAATTCCCCAACGACTTGCTGCAAGAACTCGACAAGATGGAGTTCTACGTTTACGAGATCGACGAGACCATCAAGGCCAAGGTTCGCCCGATCATCATCATTACCTCCAACAACGAGAAAGAGCTGCCGGACGCCTTCTTGCGCCGCTGCTTCTTCCACTACATCGCGTTCCCGGATCGCACCACGATGCAGCGGATCGTCGACGTGCATTACCCGAACATCAAGAAAGACCTGGTCAGCGAAGCGCTGGATGTGTTCTTCGACGTGCGCAAGGTGCCGGGCCTGAAGAAGAAGCCTTCAACTTCGGAACTGGTGGACTGGCTGAAACTGCTGATGGCCGACAACATCGGCGAAGCGGTGCTGCGCGAACGCGATCCGACCAAGGCCATCCCGCCGCTGGCCGGCGCTTTGGTGAAGAACGAACAGGACGTGCAATTGCTTGAGCGCCTGGCGTTCATGAGCCGTCGCGGCACCCGCTAA
- a CDS encoding DUF748 domain-containing protein, whose protein sequence is MKRRYSWPLWTLAGLVVLLVALDIALPYLVRNYLNDKLADMGDYRGQVVDVDLALWRGAYKINGLKIVKVDGKVPVPFVNAPLIDLSVSWHSLWYDHAVVAEVQFINPEVNFVDGGANKQNSQTGRGTDWRAQLSKLLPITLNEVRINDGKITFRNFNSSPPVNMNATQVNASLFNLTNVVDTEGKRDARFEGKALLLGHAPLETTATFDPLSNFEDFEFRLRAKDIELKRMNDFASAYGKFDFNAGHGDVVIEAEANKGQLKGYIKPLLRDVEVFNWQQDVENKNKGILRSVWEAIVGSTETVLKNQRKNQFATRVELSGSVHQQDISAFQAFLQILRNGFVQAFNARYEQPKPDAG, encoded by the coding sequence ATGAAGCGTCGATACAGTTGGCCCCTGTGGACCCTCGCCGGCCTCGTTGTGTTGTTGGTGGCGCTGGACATCGCCCTGCCCTACCTGGTGCGCAACTACCTCAATGACAAACTGGCGGACATGGGCGACTACCGTGGCCAGGTTGTCGACGTGGACCTGGCCTTATGGCGCGGCGCCTACAAGATCAACGGGCTGAAGATCGTCAAGGTCGACGGCAAGGTCCCGGTGCCTTTCGTCAACGCGCCGCTGATCGACCTTTCGGTCAGCTGGCACTCCCTGTGGTACGACCATGCCGTGGTGGCCGAGGTGCAGTTCATCAACCCGGAAGTGAACTTCGTCGATGGCGGCGCCAACAAACAGAACTCCCAGACCGGTCGCGGCACTGACTGGCGCGCGCAATTGAGCAAATTGCTGCCGATCACCTTGAACGAAGTGCGGATCAACGACGGCAAAATCACCTTTCGCAACTTCAACTCCAGCCCGCCGGTGAACATGAACGCCACCCAGGTCAACGCCAGCCTTTTTAACCTGACCAACGTGGTCGACACCGAAGGCAAGCGCGACGCCCGTTTCGAAGGCAAGGCCCTGCTGTTGGGCCATGCCCCGCTGGAAACCACTGCCACCTTCGATCCGCTGAGTAACTTCGAAGACTTCGAATTCCGCCTGCGGGCCAAGGACATCGAACTCAAACGCATGAACGACTTCGCCTCGGCCTACGGCAAATTCGACTTCAACGCCGGCCACGGTGACGTGGTGATCGAAGCCGAAGCCAACAAGGGCCAGCTCAAGGGCTACATCAAACCGTTGCTGCGGGATGTCGAAGTATTCAATTGGCAGCAGGACGTCGAGAACAAGAACAAAGGGATCTTGCGCTCGGTCTGGGAAGCCATCGTCGGCAGCACCGAAACCGTGCTGAAAAACCAGCGCAAGAACCAATTCGCTACCCGAGTTGAACTCAGTGGCAGCGTGCATCAGCAAGATATCAGCGCGTTCCAGGCGTTTTTGCAGATTTTGCGCAATGGTTTTGTCCAGGCGTTCAATGCGCGGTATGAACAGCCGAAGCCGGATGCGGGCTAG
- a CDS encoding DUF2442 domain-containing protein, whose amino-acid sequence MLPMKRPRLTAVKALPGYRLALTFIDGQQLTLDLSRDLYAYPGLQPLLEAHVFDGAALGDDGWTVEWDEPDIQIGADTLYLDALSQNATDENTRIFIDWRARTGLPLNQAAEALGVSARSISRYSSGREAVPRSLALACLGWDSLQQRPSALAAAEETGRYIVIRKN is encoded by the coding sequence ATGTTACCCATGAAACGACCCCGGTTGACGGCTGTAAAGGCGCTGCCGGGATACCGCCTGGCACTGACCTTTATAGACGGCCAACAACTGACACTGGATTTGAGCCGCGATTTGTACGCCTACCCGGGATTGCAACCGTTGCTTGAAGCTCACGTCTTTGACGGTGCGGCCCTTGGCGATGATGGCTGGACGGTGGAGTGGGACGAGCCGGATATTCAAATTGGCGCGGACACGTTGTATCTGGACGCGCTCTCGCAAAACGCTACGGATGAAAACACCCGTATCTTCATCGACTGGCGCGCTCGCACCGGATTGCCCTTGAATCAGGCCGCCGAAGCGCTGGGGGTCAGTGCTCGCAGTATCAGCCGCTACAGCAGCGGACGCGAAGCGGTGCCGCGTTCACTGGCATTGGCCTGCCTGGGTTGGGATTCCTTGCAGCAACGGCCTTCGGCTTTGGCGGCAGCCGAGGAGACCGGTCGTTACATCGTCATCCGTAAAAACTAG
- a CDS encoding DMT family transporter, with translation MSPVDIVRLLSLAAIWGASFLFMRIIAPVIGTIPTAFFRVSIAAVGLLVILGLMRISWDFKGKLKTVMLLGVINSGIPATLYSVAAQVLPAGYSAIFNATTPLMGVLIGGLFFHEKLTAAKLGGVFLGLFGVGVLTRAGPVAFDMELLMGALACLLATTCYGFAGFLARRWLDQAGGLDSRLSALGSMLGATLFLLPLFGYSVISNPPASWGGWNVWLSLLGLGLVCTAFAYIVYFRLLSSIGPVKSMTVTFMIPPFGVLWGALLLDEPLSMAHIYGGVLIAAALWLVLKPAVVKPVEVATR, from the coding sequence GTGAGCCCTGTCGATATTGTCCGTTTACTGTCGCTGGCGGCGATCTGGGGCGCGAGTTTCCTGTTCATGCGCATTATCGCTCCGGTGATTGGCACGATTCCCACGGCATTTTTCCGGGTGTCGATTGCGGCGGTCGGCTTGCTGGTGATCCTCGGCCTGATGCGCATCAGCTGGGATTTCAAGGGCAAACTCAAGACCGTGATGCTGCTCGGGGTAATCAACTCGGGGATCCCGGCGACCCTGTATTCCGTCGCCGCGCAAGTGTTGCCGGCCGGTTACTCGGCGATTTTCAACGCCACCACGCCGCTGATGGGCGTGTTGATCGGCGGGTTGTTCTTCCATGAAAAACTCACGGCGGCCAAGCTTGGCGGGGTGTTCCTCGGGCTGTTTGGCGTCGGCGTGCTGACCCGAGCCGGGCCAGTGGCATTTGATATGGAACTGCTGATGGGCGCCCTCGCCTGCCTGCTCGCCACCACTTGCTACGGTTTCGCCGGGTTCCTCGCCCGTCGCTGGCTGGATCAGGCCGGCGGCCTCGACAGTCGTTTATCGGCGTTGGGCAGCATGCTCGGCGCGACGTTGTTCCTGTTGCCGCTGTTCGGCTACAGCGTGATCAGCAACCCACCGGCGAGCTGGGGCGGCTGGAATGTCTGGTTGTCGCTGCTGGGGTTGGGGTTGGTCTGCACGGCGTTTGCGTACATTGTCTACTTCCGCCTGCTCAGCTCGATTGGCCCGGTGAAGTCGATGACCGTGACCTTCATGATCCCGCCGTTCGGCGTGTTGTGGGGCGCGCTGTTGCTGGATGAGCCGTTGTCGATGGCGCACATCTACGGCGGGGTGTTGATTGCGGCGGCGTTGTGGCTGGTGTTGAAGCCGGCGGTGGTGAAGCCGGTGGAAGTGGCTACACGCTAG
- the pxpB gene encoding 5-oxoprolinase subunit PxpB: MKPRVEVVALDCLMVRLFDEIAEANMPWMLAASESLRAAFGGHLIDLVPSYTTLMVHYDLTALSPAQARELIAEALIDLSPNASTSGKCHILPVWYDLSVGPELSLLSQRSGLSMDEVIRRHSEREYQVFALGFAPGFAFMGLVEEILAAPRLNTPRKKVAAGSVGIAERQTAAYPVVSPGGWNLIGRTPAKLFDRERDGYSLMQPGDTVRFEAVSHAEFINLGGDDTPLEAQA; this comes from the coding sequence ATGAAACCACGGGTGGAAGTGGTCGCGCTGGACTGCCTGATGGTGCGTCTGTTCGATGAAATCGCCGAAGCGAACATGCCGTGGATGCTCGCCGCCAGCGAAAGCCTGCGCGCTGCGTTCGGCGGGCATTTGATCGATCTGGTGCCGTCTTATACGACGTTGATGGTGCATTACGATCTGACCGCGCTGAGCCCGGCCCAGGCGCGGGAATTGATTGCCGAGGCCTTGATTGATCTGTCGCCCAACGCCAGTACCAGCGGCAAGTGTCATATACTGCCGGTCTGGTATGACTTGAGCGTCGGCCCCGAATTGAGCCTGTTATCCCAGCGCAGCGGCTTGTCGATGGACGAAGTGATCCGCCGTCACAGCGAGCGTGAATATCAGGTGTTCGCGCTGGGCTTCGCGCCGGGTTTTGCCTTTATGGGGTTGGTAGAGGAAATCCTCGCCGCGCCGCGTCTGAACACCCCGCGCAAGAAAGTCGCGGCGGGCAGCGTCGGCATTGCCGAGCGGCAAACCGCCGCTTATCCGGTGGTGTCCCCCGGCGGCTGGAACCTGATCGGCCGCACCCCGGCCAAACTGTTCGACCGCGAACGCGACGGTTATAGCTTGATGCAACCGGGAGACACGGTGCGCTTCGAAGCCGTCAGTCATGCCGAATTCATCAATCTGGGCGGTGACGACACGCCACTGGAGGCCCAGGCATGA
- a CDS encoding DMT family transporter, whose translation MFVLSKKTALAAASTSLFVLLWSSGAIFSKWGLAHASPFAFLLIRFTIALCGLLLLMPLLKLKQPKGGKPMLYAMATGVVLLGAYQIFYLLALDLKVTPGVMATIMGVQPILTVVIMERQRSASRMFGLALGLAGLIMVVYQGIGLAGMSLAGMLFGLLALASMTFGSIMQKRITDNPLGTLPVQYLAGLLLCGVFVPFQPFHFEHSTGFIVPVLWMGLVVSVLATLLLYRLIARGNLVNVTSLFYLVPAVTAVMDYLIFGNRLALLSVLGMLLIIVGLVFVFRQSR comes from the coding sequence ATGTTTGTCCTTTCGAAAAAAACCGCGCTCGCGGCGGCGTCCACGAGCCTGTTCGTCCTGCTGTGGAGCAGCGGGGCGATCTTCTCCAAATGGGGCCTGGCCCACGCCTCACCGTTTGCCTTTCTGTTGATCCGCTTCACCATCGCCCTGTGCGGGTTGCTGCTGTTGATGCCGTTGCTCAAGCTGAAACAGCCCAAGGGCGGCAAGCCGATGCTGTATGCGATGGCCACGGGCGTGGTGCTGCTGGGGGCTTATCAGATTTTCTATCTGCTGGCCCTGGACCTGAAAGTCACGCCGGGCGTGATGGCGACAATCATGGGCGTGCAGCCGATCCTCACCGTGGTGATCATGGAGCGTCAGCGCTCGGCCAGCCGTATGTTCGGCCTGGCGCTGGGGTTGGCCGGGTTGATCATGGTGGTTTACCAAGGCATCGGCCTGGCCGGGATGTCGCTGGCCGGGATGCTCTTCGGGTTGTTGGCGCTGGCGAGCATGACCTTTGGTTCGATCATGCAGAAACGCATCACCGACAATCCCCTCGGCACGCTGCCGGTGCAGTACCTGGCCGGGCTGTTGCTGTGCGGGGTCTTCGTGCCGTTCCAACCGTTTCATTTCGAACACAGCACAGGCTTTATCGTGCCGGTGTTGTGGATGGGCCTGGTGGTGTCGGTGTTGGCGACGTTGCTGCTGTATCGGCTGATTGCCCGGGGCAACCTGGTGAACGTCACCAGTTTGTTTTACCTGGTGCCGGCGGTGACGGCGGTGATGGATTACCTGATCTTTGGTAATCGGCTGGCGTTGTTGAGCGTGCTTGGGATGTTGCTGATCATTGTGGGATTGGTGTTTGTGTTCCGTCAGTCGCGCTAA
- a CDS encoding aspartyl/asparaginyl beta-hydroxylase domain-containing protein: MTFSLAAKASVLLLFLGSTLYVHLRGKARLPVLRQFVNHSALFAPYNALMYLFSGVPSKPYLDRSKFPELDVLRDNWEVIRDEAMHLFDEGYIRAAEKNNDAGFGSFFKKGWKRFYLKWYDKPLPSAAALCPKTVALVSSIPNVKGAMFALLPGGSHLNPHRDPFAGSLRYHLGLSTPNSDDCRIFVDGQVYAWRDGEDVMFDETYVHWVKNETEKTRVILFCDIERPLSNRIMTRINRWVSGLLGRATAPQNLDDERVGGINQVYAWSKNSTDKFSGVIKQWKRRHPKAYRVLRPVLAVVVLTLLGYWLFG; encoded by the coding sequence ATGACCTTTTCCCTGGCCGCGAAAGCGTCGGTGTTGCTGTTATTCCTCGGCAGTACGCTCTACGTGCATTTGCGCGGCAAGGCACGGTTGCCGGTCCTGCGTCAGTTCGTCAACCATTCGGCGCTGTTCGCACCCTACAACGCCCTGATGTACCTGTTCTCCGGCGTGCCGTCCAAACCCTACCTGGATCGCAGCAAGTTCCCGGAACTGGATGTGCTGCGAGACAACTGGGAAGTCATCCGCGACGAAGCCATGCACCTGTTCGACGAGGGCTACATCCGCGCCGCCGAAAAGAACAACGACGCCGGTTTCGGCTCATTCTTCAAGAAAGGCTGGAAGCGTTTCTATCTCAAGTGGTACGACAAACCTTTGCCCTCGGCCGCAGCCCTGTGTCCGAAAACCGTGGCGCTGGTCAGCAGCATCCCCAATGTCAAAGGCGCGATGTTTGCCTTGTTGCCGGGCGGCAGCCATCTCAACCCGCACCGCGACCCGTTCGCTGGCTCCCTGCGTTATCACCTGGGACTGTCGACGCCGAACTCCGACGATTGCCGCATCTTTGTCGACGGTCAGGTCTACGCCTGGCGCGATGGCGAAGACGTGATGTTCGACGAAACCTATGTGCACTGGGTCAAGAACGAAACCGAAAAGACCCGGGTCATCCTGTTCTGCGATATCGAGCGGCCGCTGAGCAACCGCATCATGACCCGCATCAATCGCTGGGTCAGCGGCCTGCTGGGCCGCGCCACCGCGCCACAGAACCTTGATGATGAGCGCGTCGGCGGGATCAACCAGGTTTACGCCTGGAGCAAGAATTCCACCGACAAGTTCAGCGGCGTGATCAAACAATGGAAACGCCGTCACCCCAAGGCCTACCGCGTACTGCGGCCGGTGCTGGCGGTGGTGGTGCTGACGTTGTTGGGGTATTGGTTGTTTGGTTAA